The region CCGGTATCATGCCGTCTGCGGCTTCCGCGCCTTTGAGGATGGTGCCCGCGTATTCTTTGCCGTCTGTCCTGGTGCTTCGCAGCACCATATCGTCGCATGCCATTTCCCGCTCCCTTCGCAGTTGCAGGTGCGCCACCCACACGAGGGGGTGGAACCAGTAGCAACAGGTTAAGCACGACGCCATCCACCCCACGAGGAGGTCGCGGCGTTTTATGTGCGCCAGTTCATGGGTGAGTATATTTCCGAGGGCATCGCGGTCGAAGGTGTCGAGCCAGTCGCCCGGAATGAGAACCACGGGCCGCCACACACCCAGAACCGCCGGAACGCTTAACGTGCCCGTGATGCGGAACGCAGGTGTATGCCCCAGCCCGACGAGGACGACCCGCTCCCCCGCCATTTGCCGCAGCCATGCGGGCGCTTCGAGGCTGCCCAGGTGGGCCAGCCGCTTGAAGCGAATGAATTGGACGATCAGCAGCGCGAACATCGCAAGGGCTACCACTCCCCAGAGGCCGAGGAGCAGTGCCTTCAACGGTACGACTGGGCGCAACGGCGGATTCGCTGTCCGGGCGTGCATTGCGGTGTCGGATTCGATGAGGGTCGCCGGCGTTTCGACTTCGGTGTTCGGCGTCACCGCGTCGTGCGGAGAAGTGATGTAGCCGCCGGCCTGCGCCACGTGTTGTGCCATCGTGCCAACGGACCACGGAACCGCGAGAAAAGGCGGGATGAGGAGTTTGAGGAACACCAGGAACCAGAGGGCATAGCGAAAGCTCGCGGAGGTCTTTGTGAAGACGGACGTGAGTGCCCATATGATCGCCGCGAAGAGGGCGACCTGCCATGTGCTGTGCACCATCCAGGACCACCACGCTTCCAGAACGCTATTTGACGTTTCCATTGCCCGCGTGCTCCTTTTGCCGGGCGCGTTCGATGCGCGCCAGTTCCGCCCGCAAGACTCTCAGCTCGTCTTCGCCGACCGACTCGGCGAAGCACGCCACAAAGGGCTGCATGGCCCCGTCAAACACGCGATTCACGAAGGAACCCACCGTTGCGCGCGTCATTTCCTCGCGCGTGTACTCCGCACGATAAAGGTAGGAGTTACCGATCTGGTCATAGGCCAGCACCCCTTTCTTTACCAGGCGCGCCAGCATCGTCTTGAGGGTCTTGTAGGCCCAGGCCTGCTCCTGCGGCACCGCCTGGAATATATCCCGCGCCGCCATGGGCCCGCGGTCCCATAGGGGTTTCATGACCTCCCACTCCAGTTCCGAGAGTTTGGGCACGTTTTTCTTGCGGGGCATGATGTGGAAACCTCCATTGGACTATCTGTGGTTACTTTAGCCTACATTTGTAGGCGTGTCAAGGAAAACTGCACGCCGGGGGACGGACCCGCGCCATTGCACCCGGCCCAACGCAGGACGCCCGATTCCGCTCAGGGCCTCTCCCACAAGCCTACCCTACTTCAACGCGCGGGCCTGTCCCTGTAGATGTGGGCGGGGCCCCACGCTGAAAGCATTCGGGTATGCTTCCGCACATCCACGGGGACATGCCGCCGCCCTAAGGAAACATGGGCCGTGCTGCGCCTTGATGCGAGTGCCTGACTGAAGCTCCTTTGCGGCACTCCGTCCCTCAATAATTCCCGTCGTTTTCGCTCTTGGTGATCAGCCACACGCCGTCGCGCTTTTCCAGTTCGAGGGTGACCTTCATCCCGCCGAAGGTGCCTTCGATTCCGATCGCGGAGACGCGCGCTTTGGCGGCGTCGCCGGTGATCTTGCTCTGATCGATGTTTACGTCCAGTCCACTGAGCATGCCGCTGGCGATGGCCTCCTGGAGAAAGCTGGCGAGGTCGGTCTTGCCCCGGCCGCCTTCACCGACGAGGTCTTCCGCGTAAAAGGCGAGGGTGGCTTCATACTGCTGGGCTTCGAGGGCCTTCTCCCAGCCGGCCAGCCGTTCCTTCAATTCCGCCAGATACTGGTTTTCCAGCCCGGTTTCGAGTTCGGTGCGGGATTCGATGTTTTTCGCGAGATCCTCGGGCAACCACCACGTGGGTTTCATGATGTGCCTGCTGAAGACCTTCTCCGCCTGATCGCGGTAGTGGGGCGAATCGGGCCGGTCGCTCTGGCCGATGGGCGGGGCCGTCCAGCTCTGGATGGGCTTGGAGAGGACGATGATCTGCGTCGAGGTCTGGCCGCTGTTGCCCCACTGCGTGTGGTCGTCACGCTCACGACTGTAGCCCACGTTGCGCAGGGTGGTGGTGCCCGCGTCGTCGCCGCCGCCCACGGGCCAGGATCGGTCGTCGCGACCGACACGGAATTTCTCGCCCCAGGGTACATCGATCGTGCCGAAGTCGGCCCGTATTTTGGCCATGGCCTTGGCGAAGGAGTCGAGCGCGAATTCGGCCTCGTCGCTTCCCAGTTCAACAGGGTCGTAGGCTTCCTCCGTGACGATCTTGTAGAACTGGTCGATGCGCCCGCGCACTTCTTCCATCGTTTCGGCGCCATAGTCCGCCACGAGCTGCACGCGCCAGTAGTGGTACTTCAGCGCACCCGTGGAGTAGCGCTGTTCTTCCAGGTTCCACGCAAGAATGTCTTCCATGCCCGCGACATAGTCGAGGTCCCCGGCATAGGCGTCGCCCCGGTTCTCATGGGCCTGGCGCAGGACGTCGATCCAGCGCTCGACACCGAAGGGATGGACATCAAGGGCGTAGGAAATCGCTTCCTGAGCGGTAACGGAGGCATCCTGGCTCAGCAGCTCCACCGCGCGACCACCGCGTTGATTCGTCCAGCCGCCGCGGGGGCCATAACCCAGATCGCTGAAAAGATAGCCGGGGTACTTGTCGGGCGTGAGGGGGCTCTTCACCATCAGGGAGTCCGGCGGGATATTGCAGCACTGCATATAGCCCTGCGAGGGATTCAAAATCTGCACGTGGTCGTCCGAGTCATGGATACCCAGCCACTCGGATTTCGAGGTGGAGCCGTCCACGGGCCGGTCAAAGTCAAAGCCTTCCGGACGTTTCGGCACGCGCCCCGTGCGCTGATAGTAGATATTGCCCGAAGTATCGGCCACCATCACGTTCTGTGGAAACATCGTGCCCGACTTCATGGCGGCCACGGCGCCGGTGTAATCCTTTGCGGAGTTCAGCATGTACCACGCTTCATTGCCTGTGACGATATCGGCGTAGGACGTCTTCAGCGCGTAGGCCTTGCCCTCTTTCATGGCCACCACGGGGCCGTAATGGCAATCGTAAAGCGTCATCGTCACCGGTGCGGCGTCTTTCAC is a window of Candidatus Hydrogenedentota bacterium DNA encoding:
- a CDS encoding BlaI/MecI/CopY family transcriptional regulator; the protein is MPRKKNVPKLSELEWEVMKPLWDRGPMAARDIFQAVPQEQAWAYKTLKTMLARLVKKGVLAYDQIGNSYLYRAEYTREEMTRATVGSFVNRVFDGAMQPFVACFAESVGEDELRVLRAELARIERARQKEHAGNGNVK
- a CDS encoding penicillin acylase family protein, whose product is MKLAGIALVLCLGMSSGLSAQPLPGSGPDEGKTVIYRDTWGVPHIYAPTAAQGMYAMGWAQAEDRPEEVLKNLLRGIGESAVFEGEGGIQSDMLSRMWRHYELAKSGMDSIAPNVREHLEAYAAGVNAWYAAHPEDVPTWWGDRKVDAAMVVAFGRFFLYSWSIDDGFGDLSRAGIQPGMEKVQRGSNSFAVSPQRSASGDAILYVDPHLAWFGASRFWELRMHAGEIEGSGFSLAGVPYIALGHGANMAWAMTTGAPDTADIYALALNPDNPLQYKYDEAWRDITTREITIQVKDAAPVTMTLYDCHYGPVVAMKEGKAYALKTSYADIVTGNEAWYMLNSAKDYTGAVAAMKSGTMFPQNVMVADTSGNIYYQRTGRVPKRPEGFDFDRPVDGSTSKSEWLGIHDSDDHVQILNPSQGYMQCCNIPPDSLMVKSPLTPDKYPGYLFSDLGYGPRGGWTNQRGGRAVELLSQDASVTAQEAISYALDVHPFGVERWIDVLRQAHENRGDAYAGDLDYVAGMEDILAWNLEEQRYSTGALKYHYWRVQLVADYGAETMEEVRGRIDQFYKIVTEEAYDPVELGSDEAEFALDSFAKAMAKIRADFGTIDVPWGEKFRVGRDDRSWPVGGGDDAGTTTLRNVGYSRERDDHTQWGNSGQTSTQIIVLSKPIQSWTAPPIGQSDRPDSPHYRDQAEKVFSRHIMKPTWWLPEDLAKNIESRTELETGLENQYLAELKERLAGWEKALEAQQYEATLAFYAEDLVGEGGRGKTDLASFLQEAIASGMLSGLDVNIDQSKITGDAAKARVSAIGIEGTFGGMKVTLELEKRDGVWLITKSENDGNY